GAGCAGAGCCTAGAACTAATCCCCTTCCCCTCCGTGACAGAACCTCCAGAGACCTTAGACTATTCCCCCGTCTTCTACCATGCAGAGACCAAGCTAGCGGACCGTATCAAAGTCTTGGTTCACCAGCCGGTTGAAGTGGACCTGACCCGCGTGAATCGGTGGATTGATCGGTTTATTGAGCAGACCGGGTTTACCCTTTCTCCCCAACAGCGCCAAGCCGTTGAGACGGCTGCTGCTCATCGGGTAGTGATTTTCACGGGTGGTCCAGGGACGGGCAAAACCTTCACCACTCGTACTATCGCAGCCCTATGGAAAGCAATGGGTAAAACCCTAGCCTTAGCCTCACCCACTGGACGAGCCGCCCAGCGCTTAAGTGAAGTGACCAAGGAGGAAGCCAGTACCCTGCATCGCCTCCTTGCATTTGACCCCAAGACCATGAAATTCCAGCGAGATCAGAGCGATCCGATTCCCGCTGATGCCATCATCGTCGATGAAACCTCAATGCTTGATTTGTTCTTAGCCAACTCTCTGTTTAAAGCCGTCGCCAATGAAGCCCAACTGCTTTTGGTGGGTGATATTGATCAGCTTCCCAGTGTTGGCCCTGGTAACGTGCTGCGCGATCTGATTGCGTCCCAATTGATTCCCGTCGTTCGGCTCACTGAAGTGTTCCGGCAGGCCCGGTCAAGCAAAATTGTCACCAATGCTCACCGGATTAACCAAGGCCAGTATCCGAACTTTGAGAGTGTCTCGGATTGTCCTCAATCCGATTGTCTTTGGCTGGGAGGTCCTGAACCGGCAGATGGAGTGCAATGCATCAAAGACCTCATTCAGCAGTTGATGCCCACCCTTGGATATCACCCTGCACGAGAGGTGCAAGTGCTCTCACCCATGACTCGGGGGGAGGTGGGGACTCGTAATCTCAACCGAGTCTTACAGGAATTAATCAACCCGCCCCAATTAGATAAACCGGAACTCAATCGCGGAGGGAATATCTTGCGAGTGGGGGACCGGGTGATCCAGAAGGTGAATGACTACAACCGGGATGTCTTCAATGGTGATCTGGGAGTGATTGAGACCATAGATTTGGAAGAGGTAGATGTGACTGTGCAATTCTCGACCAAGACGGTCACTTATGACCTAGCAGATCTCAATGAAATTGCTCTGGCCTGGGCGGTGACCATTCATAAATCACAGGGCAGTGAGTATCCGGTGGTGATCATGCCGCTGTATATGCAGCACTATTTGATGTTGTCTCGGAACCTGCTCTACACGGGATTAACACGGGCCAAGCAACTGGCAATTGTCGTCGGTCCCAAGAAGGCGATTGGACTGGCAGTCCGTCAAGATAAAGTACACCAGCGGTATACCTTGTTAGATCAGCATTTAATGGGCAAGTCTGAACTTGGTTCCATATGACTTCCCTCCACAAACTCCCCCATTGCTTCTCCTGCCGGTACCACGACCCCTCCGGCCACCTCGTCTGCGCCATTCACCCCTTCGGTCCCCTAAGCGATCGCTGTGCTGATTATGTTGCGATCTCAGAGGTGGCAGAGCAGGGCTTTTGGGTACCTGAAGGCTGGGCGTTTGATGGTGGGGAGCTGTATCGGCTGGCCGCGAGTGAATTACTGCAGACTGACGATAGCCATCCAATCGTGACCGGGTGCTGTCCCAGGTGTGGGCATAGGTTTGACCTGGGAGATTCGCCCGTAGTTCATTGGGATTGTCCGAGTTGTCGATGGCTGGATGATTCTATCTAGCCCTGTTTGTGCGATTTTCTAATTAGCTTATTAACGCCAGCGGACTCAAACGTTCAATAGCAGTTGAAATCTCCGTATTTCTACTGAATTCTAGAGATATCCGTAGAAATACAGTTACAACGCAGCTAGGAAAACATGAATATGCTTTTAGTCGTTGTTTTGGCATCGTCATGTCCCTCA
Above is a window of Acaryochloris thomasi RCC1774 DNA encoding:
- the recD2 gene encoding SF1B family DNA helicase RecD2; protein product: MVSQPRYTPTPQPPLEDLEGVVERLTFHSEETGYTVARLKVPKAHDLVTIVGEFAHIQPGQTLQLSGIWRDHPQYGDQFQVKQYRETKPATLTGIEKYLGSGLIKGVGPVTAKRIVAHFGLETLEIIEHHIDRLIEVPGIAKKRVQMIQTAWSTQKAIKDVMLFLQGHGVSTTYAVKIYKVYGDQAIRIVEYNPYQLAQDVYGIGFVIADQIARNLGIAPDSDFRYRAGTLHVLSEASDEGHCYLPKTELVNRVVKRLQIEDHIPNAAQVTTIIDQMEQSLELIPFPSVTEPPETLDYSPVFYHAETKLADRIKVLVHQPVEVDLTRVNRWIDRFIEQTGFTLSPQQRQAVETAAAHRVVIFTGGPGTGKTFTTRTIAALWKAMGKTLALASPTGRAAQRLSEVTKEEASTLHRLLAFDPKTMKFQRDQSDPIPADAIIVDETSMLDLFLANSLFKAVANEAQLLLVGDIDQLPSVGPGNVLRDLIASQLIPVVRLTEVFRQARSSKIVTNAHRINQGQYPNFESVSDCPQSDCLWLGGPEPADGVQCIKDLIQQLMPTLGYHPAREVQVLSPMTRGEVGTRNLNRVLQELINPPQLDKPELNRGGNILRVGDRVIQKVNDYNRDVFNGDLGVIETIDLEEVDVTVQFSTKTVTYDLADLNEIALAWAVTIHKSQGSEYPVVIMPLYMQHYLMLSRNLLYTGLTRAKQLAIVVGPKKAIGLAVRQDKVHQRYTLLDQHLMGKSELGSI